In a genomic window of Glycine max cultivar Williams 82 chromosome 13, Glycine_max_v4.0, whole genome shotgun sequence:
- the LOC100805985 gene encoding peroxiredoxin-2F, mitochondrial isoform X1: MKPDLVKRLTKSLPATLGLKSSSSLAKVTTGTEILSIAPNVSLQKARSWDEGVASNFSTTPLIDIFKDKKVVIFGIPGAFTGVCSEEHVPTYMENIDKFKAKGIDTVICVSINDPYVMNEWAEKLQCKDAIEFYGDFDGSFHKSLKLVTNLSNVLLGTRSERWSAYVVDGVIKDLNVEEDPSVVTVSAAQTILEQI, from the exons ATGAAACCCGATTTGGTGAAGCGACTCACCAAGTCATTGCCTGCAACTCTTGGGTTAAAATCTTCTTCCTCTTTGGCCAAGGTTACAACTGGAACTGAAATACTCTCTATTGCACCCAATGTTTCTCTTCAGAAAGCTCGCTCATGGGACGAAGGTGTTGCTTCTAACTTCTCTACCACTCCTCTCATTGACATCTTCAAG GACAAGAAAGTGGTCATATTTGGAATCCCG GGTGCATTCACAGGGGTTTGTTCAGAAGAACATGTTCCAACTTACATGGAGAATATTGATAAGTTTAAGGCTAAGGGGATCGATACCGTTATTTGTGTCTCTATTAATGATCCATATGTTATGAATGAGTGGGCAGAGAAGCTTCAATGCAAAGATGCT ATTGAGTTTTATGGGGACTTTGATGGGAGCTTTCACAAAAGCTTGAAATTAGTTACTAATCTCTCCAATGTTTTGCTTGGAACTCGATCTGAAAG ATGGTCAGCATATGTGGTAGATGGAGTGATTAAGGATCTTAATGTTGAGGAAGATCCATCTGTTGTCACAGTTTCTGCTGCACAAACTATTTTGGAACAGATTTGA
- the LOC100804205 gene encoding glucose-6-phosphate/phosphate translocator 2, chloroplastic, producing MISSMKCTASSLTCSAFSNRKLPIARPQLVTLPTINNVEQNMGPSQLCSQKPLYLSSTENLALVRRRRVTECQAYEADRSRPLEINIELPAEEAAQRFKIGVYFATWWALNVVFNIYNKKVLNAFPYPWLTSTLSLAAGSLMMLVSWATRVAEVPKVNLDFWKALFPVAVAHTIGHVAATVSMSKVAVSFTHIIKSGEPAFSVLVSRFLLGEAFPMPVYLSLLPIIGGCALAAVTELNFNMIGFMGAMISNLAFVFRNIFSKKGMKGMSVSGMNYYACLSIMSLLILTPFAIAVEGPKVWAAGWQTAVSQIGPNFVWWVAAQSVFYHLYNQVSYMSLDQISPLTFSIGNTMKRISVIVSSILIFHTPVQPINALGAAIAILGTFLYSQAKQ from the exons ATGATCTCGTCAATGAAATGCACAGCCTCATCTCTCACATGTTCTGCTTTCTCAAACAGAAAGCTTCCCATTGCAAGGCCTCAACTCGTGACATTACCAACCATCAACAACGTTGAACAAAACATGGGTCCCTCTCAGTTGTGTTCACAGAAGCCTCTCTACCTTTCATCCACCGAGAACTTGGCATTGGTGAGGAGAAGGAGAGTGACGGAGTGCCAGGCCTATGAAGCTGACAGGTCACGGCCTCTGGAGATCAACATTGAGCTGCCGGCTGAAGAGGCGGCGCAGAGGTTCAAGATTGGTGTGTATTTTGCTACATGGTGGGCTTTGAATGTAGTTTTCAACATTTACAATAAGAAGGTTTTGAATGCTTTTCCTTACCCATGGCTCACCTCCACTTTGTCCCTTGCTGCTGGCTCCCTCATGATGTTAGTCTCATGGGCCACCAGGGTTGCTGAGGTCCCAAAAGTCAACTTGGACTTCTGGAAGGCCTTGTTTCCT GTTGCGGTGGCACACACAATTGGGCATGTTGCTGCAACTGTGAGCATGTCCAAGGTTGCTGTTTCATTCACTCACATCATCAAGAGTGGAGAGCCAGCTTTCAGTGTCCTTGTGTCAAGGTTCTTGCTCGGAGAAGCATTCCCAATGCCGGTTTATCTGTCACTGCTGCCAATTATTGGTGGTTGTGCACTAGCTGCAGTGACTGAGCTCAATTTCAACATGATTG GCTTCATGGGGGCTATGATATCAAATTTGGCATTTGTCTTCCGCAATATATTCTCAAAGAAAGGGATGAAGGGAATGTCTGTTAGTGGAATGAACTACTATGCTTGTCTTTCCATAATGTCACTGTTAATTCTGACACCTTTTGCCATTGCTGTTGAGGGCCCCAAGGTTTGGGCTGCAGGCTGGCAAACAGCTGTATCTCAAATTGGTCCCAATTTTGTATG GTGGGTAGCTGCACAGAGTGTCTTTTACCACTTGTACAATCAAGTCTCATACATGTCTCTTGATCAGATTTCTCCCTTAACATTTAGCATTGGAAACACAATGAAGAGGATTTCGGTCATTGTTTCTTCCATCCTTATCTTTCACACGCCTGTTCAGCCCATCAATGCTCTTGGTGCTGCCATTGCAATTCTTGGCACCTTCCTCTATTCACAG GCTAAACAGTAA
- the LOC100805449 gene encoding E3 ubiquitin-protein ligase RHF1A isoform X2, giving the protein MANFTSFSSSLTHIPPISAPSSSAAFDDSSEDSCSICLEPFSVHDPSTVTCCKHEYHLHCIIEWSQRSKECPICWQSLALKDPASQELLAAVEDEKCMRSRNIANSRAPLGQLNESHIMKRLVSAARRAHFVQRQERKRSPSAGPSEALGVNSSMHVSEVQTTLTTSSSGGSLPASGVPSTVSIQPPALNTTPESARRPNTSEISFPESFKSKFSAASARYKESISKSTLGLKEKLLAHNVSVKELSKGVQREMNAGIAGVARMIERLDLSSKRSSAPLIAVHSVATSDFPSSGKSVEENGIGGSPSKENGGAVHDVSSDVPPLVTNMQSFRTKTPPFLQSGHGMV; this is encoded by the exons ATGGCAAAtttcacttctttttcttcatctctGACACACATTCCACCCATTTCAgctccttcttcttctgcagCTTTCGACGATTCTTCCGAAGACTCCTGCAGTATATGCTTAGAGCCCTTCAGCGTTCATGACCCATCTACT GTCACCTGTTGCAAACATGAATATCATCTGCATTGCATTATTGAATG GTCACAAAGAAGCAAAGAGTGCCCAATCTGTTGGCAATCACTTGCTTTGAAAGATCCTGCCAG CCAAGAGCTTCTAGCTGCAGTGGAAGATGAGAAATGCATGAGATCAAGAAACATTGCTAATTCTCGTGCCCCCCTTGGACAACTTAATGAAAGCCAC ATTATGAAGCGCCTAGTTTCTGCTGCAAGAAGAGCTCATTTTGTTCAGAGACAGGAAAGGAAGAGATCACCTAGTGCTGGTCCATCAGAGGCTCTTGGTGTTAACTCTTCCATGCATGTTTCTGAGGTGCAAACAACTCTTACAACTTCATCATCTGGGGGTAGTTTGCCAGCTTCTGGTGTACCATCTACTGTTAGCATTCAACCTCCAGCACTAAATACTACTCCTGAGAGTGCAAGGAGACCAAACACTTCTGAGATTTCCTTCCCTGAGTCCTTCAAATCAAAGTTTTCTGCTGCTTCAGCCAG ATATAAGGAATCAATTTCAAAAAGTACGCTTGGTCTTAAAGAGAAGTTACTTGCTCATAATGTCTCGGTTAAAGAGCTGAGTAAAGGTGTTCAGCGCGAGATGAATGCAGGCATTGCTGGAGTTGCACGGATGATTGAACGCCTTGATCTTAGCTCAAAACGGTCCAGTGCTCCTCTCATTGCTGTCCATAGTGTGGCTACTTCAGACTTCCCTTCTTCAGGGAAGTCTGTTGAAGAGAATGGCATTGGGGGTTCTCCTAGTAAAGAGAATGGAGGTGCAGTTCATGATGTTAGTTCAGATGTTCCCCCACTTGTTACTAACATGCAATCTTTTCGAACAAAAACTCCTCCATTTCTTCAG AGTGGACATGGAATGGTATGA
- the LOC100805449 gene encoding E3 ubiquitin-protein ligase RHF1A isoform X1, with product MANFTSFSSSLTHIPPISAPSSSAAFDDSSEDSCSICLEPFSVHDPSTVTCCKHEYHLHCIIEWSQRSKECPICWQSLALKDPASQELLAAVEDEKCMRSRNIANSRAPLGQLNESHDDSCSDDSDFDDQIMKRLVSAARRAHFVQRQERKRSPSAGPSEALGVNSSMHVSEVQTTLTTSSSGGSLPASGVPSTVSIQPPALNTTPESARRPNTSEISFPESFKSKFSAASARYKESISKSTLGLKEKLLAHNVSVKELSKGVQREMNAGIAGVARMIERLDLSSKRSSAPLIAVHSVATSDFPSSGKSVEENGIGGSPSKENGGAVHDVSSDVPPLVTNMQSFRTKTPPFLQSGHGMV from the exons ATGGCAAAtttcacttctttttcttcatctctGACACACATTCCACCCATTTCAgctccttcttcttctgcagCTTTCGACGATTCTTCCGAAGACTCCTGCAGTATATGCTTAGAGCCCTTCAGCGTTCATGACCCATCTACT GTCACCTGTTGCAAACATGAATATCATCTGCATTGCATTATTGAATG GTCACAAAGAAGCAAAGAGTGCCCAATCTGTTGGCAATCACTTGCTTTGAAAGATCCTGCCAG CCAAGAGCTTCTAGCTGCAGTGGAAGATGAGAAATGCATGAGATCAAGAAACATTGCTAATTCTCGTGCCCCCCTTGGACAACTTAATGAAAGCCAC GATGATTCTTGCTCAGATGACTCTGATTTTGATGATCAGATTATGAAGCGCCTAGTTTCTGCTGCAAGAAGAGCTCATTTTGTTCAGAGACAGGAAAGGAAGAGATCACCTAGTGCTGGTCCATCAGAGGCTCTTGGTGTTAACTCTTCCATGCATGTTTCTGAGGTGCAAACAACTCTTACAACTTCATCATCTGGGGGTAGTTTGCCAGCTTCTGGTGTACCATCTACTGTTAGCATTCAACCTCCAGCACTAAATACTACTCCTGAGAGTGCAAGGAGACCAAACACTTCTGAGATTTCCTTCCCTGAGTCCTTCAAATCAAAGTTTTCTGCTGCTTCAGCCAG ATATAAGGAATCAATTTCAAAAAGTACGCTTGGTCTTAAAGAGAAGTTACTTGCTCATAATGTCTCGGTTAAAGAGCTGAGTAAAGGTGTTCAGCGCGAGATGAATGCAGGCATTGCTGGAGTTGCACGGATGATTGAACGCCTTGATCTTAGCTCAAAACGGTCCAGTGCTCCTCTCATTGCTGTCCATAGTGTGGCTACTTCAGACTTCCCTTCTTCAGGGAAGTCTGTTGAAGAGAATGGCATTGGGGGTTCTCCTAGTAAAGAGAATGGAGGTGCAGTTCATGATGTTAGTTCAGATGTTCCCCCACTTGTTACTAACATGCAATCTTTTCGAACAAAAACTCCTCCATTTCTTCAG AGTGGACATGGAATGGTATGA
- the LOC100805985 gene encoding peroxiredoxin-2F, mitochondrial isoform X2 — MKPDLVKRLTKSLPATLGLKSSSSLAKVTTGTEILSIAPNVSLQKARSWDEGQESGHIWNPGVCSEEHVPTYMENIDKFKAKGIDTVICVSINDPYVMNEWAEKLQCKDAIEFYGDFDGSFHKSLKLVTNLSNVLLGTRSERWSAYVVDGVIKDLNVEEDPSVVTVSAAQTILEQI; from the exons ATGAAACCCGATTTGGTGAAGCGACTCACCAAGTCATTGCCTGCAACTCTTGGGTTAAAATCTTCTTCCTCTTTGGCCAAGGTTACAACTGGAACTGAAATACTCTCTATTGCACCCAATGTTTCTCTTCAGAAAGCTCGCTCATGGGACGAAG GACAAGAAAGTGGTCATATTTGGAATCCCG GGGTTTGTTCAGAAGAACATGTTCCAACTTACATGGAGAATATTGATAAGTTTAAGGCTAAGGGGATCGATACCGTTATTTGTGTCTCTATTAATGATCCATATGTTATGAATGAGTGGGCAGAGAAGCTTCAATGCAAAGATGCT ATTGAGTTTTATGGGGACTTTGATGGGAGCTTTCACAAAAGCTTGAAATTAGTTACTAATCTCTCCAATGTTTTGCTTGGAACTCGATCTGAAAG ATGGTCAGCATATGTGGTAGATGGAGTGATTAAGGATCTTAATGTTGAGGAAGATCCATCTGTTGTCACAGTTTCTGCTGCACAAACTATTTTGGAACAGATTTGA